DNA from Mustela lutreola isolate mMusLut2 chromosome 6, mMusLut2.pri, whole genome shotgun sequence:
TGTTTTGTGAGGCTGGACATCAGGTGGCGCTCACCCATCCTAATGAAGCCGGAGCAGTCCCAGAACATTAACGGGCATTCCAACATCCAGTCCTGATGTCAAGCCTCGAGTTTCGGGCAAGTCACTTTGTCTGAGGCtcggtttcctcacctgtaaagtgggTTGGGAACGGACCAGATGGATTTCCAACCCAGCTCGTGTCTGATTCTCTGTAGTGGTGGTGGCGTTGACTGACTGCGGCTACCGCTGATTTAAGTAGCAAAAAATTCGGTAAAGACAGCCtgggcaagtgggagagagatAGCCAGCGTAGACAGAGCTCCGGCTGGAAGGCCGGGGGGCCGTTTTCGGTGTTTTGGCCGCTCACCGTGAGTGGGCGACGGAGCAGAAAGTCAGCCACGTGGCTTCGTCATTGCCCTGAGGGATCCCAACACAGGGCTACTTCCAGAAAAATTcgagagagagaagcgcgggtgctaCTGAGAATCTGTGCGAGCGCCTTCGGAACGCGGGAGCACACCGCAAACCTGACTCACTGGGTGGGTCTAAGCGCACCCCACGGAAACGAACGCCAGGCTGACTCCCGTCCCAGAGGCGAAGCCCGGAAAGTCACGTGGGGCCGCGGATTTACGGCCTCCCGGGTCGCCCGGGCGGACGCCGAGAGCCACCTCATGTAGGTTGTTCCACCCGAGCCAGGGTGGAAGCTTTCCCTATCGCGGGAACTAGAACAGCCCAGCTGCATCTTGGATGGTAACCTAAGGGCAAAGGAAATAGGTTCTTGCTCCTGGGAGCTTCTTCGCTACACTTCGCTAGTCACTATGACGGAACAGCCTCCCTCCATTGCCTCTCGCTGTCCCTGTTCCCCCTCCTGCAGGAATGCAGTTGGTATCGTCCGCAGCCCGCCCCCgctccgccccccgcccccgcacgcCGTGGCCCGGGGCCCCTCACGTGACCCCGGCGCGCACTCGCGGGGGCCCAGACTCTCCGAGGCGGTGCCGCAGGGGACAGAGGGACGGACGGAGTAGAGTGCGCCGCAGCTTTCGCCCGAACACCAGTGCGGAGGACGTGATGTCGGGGCTCTCCCGCCAGCTGCCTTGGGCTGCCGCCTGCCTGGCCGCGCTGTGTGTGCTGACCGCGGCTGCGAACCCCAGCCCGGATCCGACCGTGACTGCGATCCCGCTTTCACCGAACACCAGCACCGCCAAAACGACAGTTCCGACGACGGTGACGACTCTTACGCCGGTGACCACTCCCGCACAAGGTGGGCGCCGGCCCAACGGGTTTCCTGTCTTCGCCCGCCCGCCGCTCCGAGCCGAGCCGCCCGCCCTGCCCGCGGTGCacgcggggccggggccgggacGGGCCGCGCTCCAGCAACATGGCGGCCCGTCCGAGTCCAGCCCGGGCTGGGATCGGAGTGGCGGGGGTGAGGGAGCGCCCCGGGGAGTAGGGGCGGCCGAGCCCGGTTGGCCGTTGGGCTCTGGGCCACCCCGAAGTGTCCCACGCCAAGGTGCTCTTAAAAAGTGCCTCGTAATCCCCAGTCTCACTTCAGCTGGGGAAGAGGGGACGTGGCTTCCTCCCGCGGTGGTGGCAGTGGGGTTGATCGTGGGGCGAGGCGACTTGCCTCCAAAGTTGGGGATCAGGTCGAACTCCCTGTGTTTGGGGTTAGTCATTTGCCCACCCACATCCTATCTCCGCAAGGGGGCTTCTCCGGGAGTtggcaaaagaggaaaaagaaactgaagacgtGAATGCTCGCCAGTGTCTCAGACTTGAGTCTGAGAAAAGTTGCCTGTGATCTAACCGTATTGATTTTGCGGATAGGTGTCGGGGTATATCTGAGGTTTGGGCATTTGATtagttaaaactttaaatttgcTATGTGCCAAAGAAGAAAAGTGCCCATTTGTGTACCCGATGCTTCATATATTCTTTTCGGGATTTTAGGCTAAACTGGAAGATAGGTGGTGAAATCTGGGAGGAAGATGGAAATAAAGTGGCTTGCGGGGAGCGCAGGTTTAGTTGATTGTGAGCTGGGATTGAAACCCaggttgttgattttttaaactcGATCAGGAACACACTTTGTTAAGCTCTGCGGTCGATTTGGGTACTGGTTGAGTTGTACATTGAATCTTAAAGCAGAAATTGAAAATGCCGTGACAACACAAAAGAGAGGGGAAGATAAGTTTGAGGTGAAAAAGAACTCTAGATATATAAAACCTGATGTAGTGTGATTGGTTATTCTAGTTAATATTGAGGAAGGAATAACTGGCATCTCGACCGAAAAAGTGCTCAAGTGTCGGGATTTTTACCTtggctttcctcccctcccccagacgGATCATACTGTTTTGAAGTATCTtcctttggtttttgtgttttatagataaataaaatgtataattaagaTTCAGAAAGATGTAATACTGAAGTTCAAAAACTGTTAAATAAGGAAAGTACATTGCCGTGGAATGCTGGACGTTCTAACTGCACTGTTTTTAAGATGATAGAGCACAATATGTTTTGTCTTCTGCttatttggcagtttctttccaGAACTGTAGTTTTGGAGTGTGTGTTTTTTCCAAAGAGAAGCTTGGAGATAGCCAGGTTAATTGCCTTTTTGTAATTGAAAGTCATACAAAGGAGATGATTTGTTTTCTGTAAGTAGTAGTTGTATAAACTGCAGTCTAAAATGAAAGGTAGCAAGTTTAGTTCATTGTAAATAACATTGTGCTGTTCAAACGTATCAGGCACAAAAGATTTTAGACAACTAGCATTTTTTATCAGTACACAAACCTCTGCAGAACTTATTTTCTACTTTGTGAACCCCTTACTCAAGGGTACTGTATATGCCCTGTCCCTGATAAATGTtagtgataaaatattaaaatgcgtGGCCTCTgtgtagaacttttttttttttttttaaagacacagggAAAGCAAATATGAATGTTTTTTGGAGACATCTAGCttccaggaaaatgaaaagcCCTAGACTTTTTGGGTCATTTGGCCTAAATTACTGACAGAGACTGTCCTACTTTTTGTTAAATTGTATGTACATAAATATAGCCCCTTCCAGAGTTGCTGTCTCTTATCCTTCAGTCACAGTGGTGAAGATCACTTACGAATTACAAATCTCTTGGGTTTTCAGAATGGGCATCATCCGAGTTTGGGTTCAACCTGTAACAAGtctttttactattaaaaattgCAGTGTCTTAGCTGATGTTTGGGGGGcagtgatttctctgtgtgtagTCTTGGCCTTATAACACAACctttttcccaatatttttatttttttaaggatgctTTGAAATGATTCAAGAAATCCTGAGTGTCTGTGAAATAGTTGCCCTATAAAAAATGGTTGTTTAGATACTGAGCATTCCCACTAGCTTGTGGGTTTTTTCCGCCCTTTCTCTTGAGTTTATTTCAGTGTCATCAGTCATTAATTATGATTGGAATTTCTTATTAAGCCAATTAATGAAGTGTTTTTGTGTGTGCAGTTAAAAACACCGAAGATCTACCATCCTAACAAAGTTAAGTGTACTGTACGTTATTAACAGTAAGCACTGTATTACTCAGATCTCCAGACTGCATCTTACTTGAAACTGTACCCTGCTCCAGGAGCAGAtctccatttcccctccccctaGCCCTGGCAGACATCATTCTACGTTCTGCTTCAGAGTTTAACTATTTTAGATGCTTCATATAGGAGGGAATCATGCTGTACTTGTCCTTCTTTGAATGTctaacttagcataatgtccttaaggCTCATAGATGTTCTAGTGCACGGCAGGATTCCTTTCTTTTATATGTTGGAATACTATTCTATTGAAAaatgtataccacattttttaatccattcatttgttgatgggtTATAACGTTTTACCATTTCTCTGAATTAAGTCTGGTACTGTACGTAATGCTCACTTAAGTTTAAAAAAGGTAAGTTGTACAAACTCAAAAGTGAGGTACCAATTGATTGGTTTTATATACCCCTCCCCACCAGATCCTTGTGAAAACCGCAGCAGCTGTGTTTCCTGTGTGAATGTTAGCCTTGATAATTCTACCTGCTTTTGGATAGAATGTAAAGGTAAGAGGCTTTGGGATGACTTTAATTTTGAGAATGCAAactgttttatcattttaagatATTCTACAGGGTATTcctgaacacttaaaaattagTAGAAAATTAAGTATATTGTGTACTACTTTGCAAATCAAATACTTTTCCTTTCAAGTTCCTATTGCTTAACATTCGGGCTAAAATCTCTGGACTCCCATTCTGTCCCCACCCCTATAATTCCTTAGACTTGATAATTAAGGTTTAGTAGCTTTTAAAGGAAGAGAGATTTTAGAGCTTTGGAAGATTAAGAGGACAGGTACACCAAAATCAGCTGTGAAAGTTGTGAAATTTTCCCCTAAAAATGGTTTCCTAGAAAAAGAAGGCATTTATCTCCTGCAGGTGTCCTGCTAGATGAACTATAGAGACCTTATAAAACTTAGTTGGATATTTAGAATATGGGAAAGAGTGAGATGGAAAGAGTTGGTGTTTtgttcaattttaaaattaacctTTAATTTGAGGAATAAAGAGCTAGTTGAAGATACTTTGCAATACCAATAACGTTTTTGTTAGAACCACGGGATTACAGCAAATTCTGTTCTCTTAATGGGAAGTAGTTGCTTTTTCTTCTTATCAGTAAAACAGTTTATcgggtatgtgtgtatatatacctaaAAAGCCAAAGCTATGTATTAAGtgtctttatttgtttaaaagaaatctgAGTTCTGGGCAAAATCCTTATGTCACGACATAACATtgtttaagatctttttttttttaagattgattgattgattgatttgacagagattgcaagtaggcagagagtcaggcagaaagagggggaagcaggctccctgccgagcagagagcccaatgcggggttcaatcctggaccctgggatcatgacctgagctgaaggcagaggctttaacccactgagccacccaggtgcccctgtttaagAACTTCTTATAAAATTAGCTTAAATTGGGgctaaatttttttattgtgtgagagtcccttttttaaaaaatgtcataaaatggaatttaagTGCACACCTTTCTCCTGCTGTGTATAGCAGAGTTGGCATGTTTTGGGGCTTGAATGCTCTACTGTAGGATATGTTGAGGAAGGGTCTCCCTTACTCTTGCTACAAGTTTGGCTGTCAGGAAAGCAGTTTTATTAGAAAGTGTAGAAAACCGAGAAGGTCCTACAGGTTCTACAGAGGTCCTACTGCTGCTAATATGGCACCCCCTGTGGTTACTAAGCCTTTATTAGATCCTGTCGGCTTCTCCCTACTCATGTGGAATCTAGCAGCCTTTGCTATGCAGGAGTCGTGCCCCAGTTCAGATCTAAGTGTTTCCAATTTATCTGTTTAGTGTATTCATGTAGGTTTTAGACAAATATTTGGAGAGATCCTGGGTAATCTTTCTTAATCAATGAGGGAAAGAGCATAACAGTATTTTCTTGATCCCTGGACTTCTGAAGTGTGTATGCCTGAGTTTGATTTTTGGAAGCAGTTCTGGAGCTTAGTAACAAAACAAGGATAATATAAACAAGTGATTGGTGCTCtgtgtcttttttcccctgtaaCAGAGAAAAGCTACTGTTCACGTAATGCAACAGTTAGTGATTGCCAGGTGGTGAATGGCACACAGTTCTGTTCTGGTAAGTATTCACATTGGTTGCTGAGGAAAGTGGCCAAGAGGTGAGGAAGATCTTTGCCTCAGAAGCCTTCTTTCAGTATTTGGTTTGCCATTTCTGGCAGTCTAAACTGACTAGTTTAGACCTTCTCCATTTGCATTTTACTGGACTGGACAATCTTGTTCTGGCCCTTTTCTGGATTATGGTGTTGGTGATTGTCACAATCTCTGGCGAATTTTGTGTTTTGGTTGAATCTTTCCTGTATtcatctgttttctcatttttgtacTTTAGTTTGAAGAAATTGGTTACTCTTTAACCATAAGTCTTTGCTCAGAAAATagttaaaattcctagaagaagcaactgatttttttaacaaGATTACAAATGGATAGGGAAGTCAAACTTCTGATTTGGTGCATAGTTAATAAATAGAGCAAAAGAGCTTTCTGGAGTGTGTCAGTAACCTTGAAAGACTACCTATAACAGTTTTACTTTTAGTGGAGTTTTCCCGTCCAAACTTGAACTTCATGACTGAGAATTTCATTAGTATGAGGTCAGTTACCCCTTTGTAGAATGCACATAATTTGGTTTAGGTGGTaaaagaacaaacatttttaGTATCTATTTCAGTGtgtcagaaataataattatatcaaACCTGTGGTTTCATGAAAATAATTGCTTAGAAACAAGGTTAAGTAAAACGTTTTAAAAGATACTAATTTAGAGAAAACTTGAATAAATAATTCTTCTTAATTTGATGATGTATCAGAATTAGTTTGGACTATGTAGCACTCTATCCCCAGTAGGGACCCAGGCTGTTTACTGTCATTCCTTAAAAATATCTCTGACCTTACTCTCCGAGGTAAGCGCTCATGTTCCAACCATCAAATTGGTTTTTCTGCCAACAGAAAGAGGAATGAGGCCTGTATCTACCTACAGATGCTTTCTAAAAGTTATACTGGGCTACCTACCTGCAGGGGAGGCTAAGAAATATGTGTCTTTCTCCAGGCGGGGAAGCGTCAACTCTAGATTGGTGCTTCATATTTCTAAAGAAGGGGAAATCAGTATTGGTTAGAGCAACTGTCAGTCTCCTCCACAAGGTGGTACTTAAATGTAAACATTGTAAAAGTGGTACTCACATgactgcagtttaaaaaaaagtgtaatggATTGTATTATTTTAGATTGTGCTTTGacttaatgtttgtttgttttaaatagcaCCCGAGCCCACTCCGATGCCAACGAATTCTACAGGTAATACAAGATAATTaactctttcctcctctttcaggATTTGTAAAGTCTCTTGATGGACTTATTAGTGATTAAATACCTAAAGGTTgttagtataatttaaaaaattggtagATGTATTTGGTCTTGAACCATAATGTTACATGAGTATGAGCTGTTCGTGCCGGTGTCGTGGAATTCCGTGAATGATAATGGAGTTACGAATAAGTGGAATTTGTAATTCATAATAGAATTATGAATAAATGACGTTTATTGACTATGGGAGGATTTGCTGTGGACATTGAGTCCACAAACCgctttttgtggatttttttgaaGATCTTGGGAAATACAGAAgcctaaagaaaattaaaattccctGTAATTCCCATTATCCAGAGGTACACCAGGATGTTTTCAGTGATAAGTTTTTCCCagtcttctctgtctctcaatagATTTATTATGAACTTGCATAAGATGCCCATGcacatttgaattgttttctcttttacattGTTGTATACACTTTACTTAACCTGCACTTGGTTGGATAGTTAGgtcatctttcatttttcctgcAGCACGCGTTCCTGTTTTGATGTTATCCCTGACAGAATTGATTCAAACAGCATTCCTAGGTCAGAGGATAGGATTATTTTAAGACTGAATATTGATTGCTTTCCAGAAAGATACGCttttcattcccatcaacaaCTGGAAAGTTTTCACTACCCCTTCAACAGGATTAGataatttctcctttaaaaaatctttaccaagggacgcctgggtggctcagttggttaagcggctgccttcggctcaggtcatgatcccagcatcctgggatcgagtcccacattgggaaccttgctctgcggggagcctgcttctccctctgactctgcctgccactctgtctgcctgtgcttgctgtctctctctctgacaaataaataaataaaatctttaaaaaaaaaaaaattaaaaaaaaaatctttaccaaaGTGATAggaataaatcattaaaaaacttCTACTCCAGGACAACAGGCTGGATGATAGGGACTGGAAACAGAAGACAGCATTTGTCTATTGTAGTAACTGTGACACGAGTAAATAAGCATAGTGTTTTGAGATATTTGTAGGAAGGTGTTTATATGGAGTAATATGGCAAATGTGGTGACAACTTCCTGGAGATGTTGACTGACTCTTGAAATGACCCTGGTAAAACATGACGGTCGCTTCCCAAGTGGAGCACGGCGGTCAGTAGTGAGGAGGGTGAAGGAGTATAGTGAGGTTGGGGAATTGCATCTGGATATGCCTGGTGAGGAAGGGTTGAGCTGAACAGTCAGCAGGCCAAGAGCCAGATTGGGAGGGCAGGTTGGAACAGGAGACGAGAGTGAACACAGGGAGACAGGAATAGATGACCCATGAGGGGAATTCTGGAGAACTATATGGGAAGAGTTGCAGATGTATGCAAATAGACTTAGGAGGTAGGAAGAATAGGACTTGATGGAGGTGATGGCAGACTCTTAGCTTGACAGCGCAGGCAAAGCTGATGAGTGTAGGCAGTAGTGGTGTCCCCTGGAACAGCTTGTAGAGAGACTAGGACTTGAGGACCCAACTCCAGGGGACGGAAATGTTTAAGGGTTGAGAAGAGGATCAGAGAGGAAACTGAGTAGGGATGGGCAGAGAGGTATGTCCaggaaactgtgtgtgtgtgtgttttaggtaTAGTTTTTCAGAGGAAAAAGTGATCAGATGCTGAATCAAGGACCAGAACTCATTGAAAGACTTGGGTGGTGGTGAGCTAGCTCACACCAGCTTGCGGTGGCCAGTTGTGCATAGCTCTTCCCAGCTACACATTCAGTGAGACTGCGTTGGGAGCTTGAATTATGGTGGAAATATTCATGCCATAGAAATCTGCAAATATCACAGAACTTTTGGAGAGCACACAGTGGTGACACCCATTGGTAGTCACTGACTAGgaggatgttttttttttttttttttttttttttaaagatttatttatttatttgacagagattacaagtaggcagagaggcaggcagagagagagagaggaggaagcaggctccctgctgagcagagagcccgatgcgggactcgatcccaggaccctgagatcatgacctgagccgaaggcagcggcttaacccactgagccacccaggcgccccatgactagGAGGATGTTAAAGGCTTGATGAAAGCACAGATgttaaggaaaaattaatttccagaaggtaggatgtGAACCAAAAGGGGAAAACAGTTTCTTCAGAACCATTGTGGGTTCACTTTTAATTGCTTCTCCATGAACCTTGATGTAGTTTTCGTGCTTGACCCATATGGGGTTCTCCAGTGAAGTACCATGGGGTCTctctagttttctctctctcgTTCTGGAAGTGGAAGGAGGCCAGGGTTTGCTTATAGAAAGTGCATCTGTTGagtggcagttcttcaaaaaccGTTATTACATGGTCTCTGTTCATGGCTGTTGctgaaagagagcaagtgagaaatTAAGGGATTATTAAAGAAATGACACAAAGAGAATTTGATTTATGTAGAAAGGTGTTCAGTGGGGTTAATTATAACAGTCTTCTGTTAGTacctataaatattataaataaaaatagtcatGAATAATCTCTTATTATTTACAGAATGACTAGATTACATCAGATATCTAGTGGGAAATTTTCATAAGTGGAAGACAAACCGTTAAATTctgctactttttaaatttttattcttacatAATTGCCTAGTGAAATGGGCAGCAGGAAATGACATGTTACTCTGCATGATGGGATTACTTAGTTTACTGTGTTGTTAAAAATTTTCCACCACCAGTAGCAGCTTTTGTTAACTgctaattactattttttttttaaatgaaaggaacaTACTGTAGGTTAGTAAACATATATTCCCTAAGTATTgcataattttgaaaattctgtCAAAGTAGTATTTCGGTCAGAAGTAGAAGTGTGTAAATGTTTTGCGCGTTTATAGAAAAAAGCATTAGTCTGTGTCGTGTTCAGGGGGTTTGGTAGTAAGACTCAAAAGGCAAATTTGCAAACTTGATTCCTTACCATTGTCAGACAAAATGTAGTGTTTTAATATTGAAAAGAATATATGTTTGCTTAGTTTGTAAAGTGTTATTTTTTGCAGCAACTTTAAAGGGATTAAAAATCTAGGAATTCTGTCTAAGAATCAGCCCTGCCAGAGATGAGATGAGGTATTTCCCTGCTGGCAAAATGAGAGGTGACCTAATTGTCCACCCAAGAGCAGGGTAGGGAAGATATGTGCAGTAGTGCTCATGGTGAGAGAAAAGGATACAAACATGTAATCCTGTCAGTATTGTTAATGTATCATTGATTAGAATCTGTTAGTAGTATCAGTACTAACAAAAGTCTGTTAATAAAGTGCTTTGGTTCCTAAAATGTGTTTACATTCAAATTAATTCTTCTCACAAGAGTTCATTTTCTTTACAGGCATTGTCAGATAATTTAAATTGGGGGATCTGTGGCCCCAGGGGACCTgttcttaaaataacattttatgggAACAGAATGATGCCTGTTGATTTGCATGTTGTCCTCGGCTGCTTTTGCATTATGTGCCGCACAAAGCTGAAGGTGTTCACTGTCTACCAGCCCCTCGAAATGAAAAACATAAGCCAGCCTTGATACCTGCTTGAGAAATCCTGAGCCCCACTGGTTTCTTACCATAACTTTTTAAGTTAATAGTTTTTGTCATAGAAGCATTAAAAAAGCAGTTGTTCTTCCCTCGCCTGACCACTGATTCTTGCCTTCCTGTGTGTCTTTTTGCAAACATTATCCAGATGTATACATAGATTTCATACTCCAATATTTACATAGATGTTAACACAGATAGTTTTATGCTTGCTTTGTGGTAATTTAAAAACTTGTAGTCTGGCTGCGTGGATGTGTTAGTGAGCCACTCCCTGAAATTTGGCCTTTATTTTAGTCTTTGGAAAATAGAAAGCCTGTTGAACTTGGCAGcattattttaaagacaaatgaCTAGATACTGGGAGGTTTGGAAATGTAAGTTACTAGTAAGTTTTGTTTCTATTGCAGCCAAAAccaccaccctgcctgcctcctcaACCACTGCCACCACAACTCCTACATCAGGTAAGGAGGGGGTTTGAACTGTCGGTGACGTGGGGGTATGTTTGCAGCCTTGCCTTGTGCTATTTTTGCCCCCattttccagtttcattcatGAATGGTTGTGAACTAAAACTCACCTCTTATATTTGGAGGACCAGGATGGTAGGCTGTTAATGCAGGAATGGTAGGTTTGCTGCGAGTCCCCATTTTTTAACACATAGCCATATTTGGCCTGACACATTAGAGTTAAGAGagtgtttttctaattttctaaaacCCTTTTGCTGCAGCTTGTCGGTGAGATCTCATTTcttataacttaaaaattaaatactgatGACTGTTAGGAGTTAATTTTGTGCTGTGTTTAGGTCATGACAATTGGAGTGAAGATAATTTAGCCATTCTTTTCATTGAGAAAGATCTAAAGAGCCAAGATCACTGCAGATGGGCACCTTGGCCATGTTTCTCGCTATTTCTTTACGTTCCTTTATAACTGTTAAAAGTGCATGTGAAAAGTAATGTTTATTAATTAATGATTTGCTGTGTTGTAAACAAAATCACATTTAGGTGATGCCACAAGACATTGCAGATACACAGATTATGATCCTTCTCTCTATCCTATTTAAAATACTggtgtttggttttgatttttttttttttttaagtttcttggcTTATTGTTATGCAACCTTTCTTGGTTTCAAGGAAACCATTTTGTCTTTGCAAGAATTACAGAATAGTTGTGATTAATTTTAaagcttggggcatctgggtggctcagtctgttaagtctctgccttcagctcaggtcatgatcccagggtcctgggatcaagcccctcattgggttccctTTTGGCGGGTtgtgggagagcctgcttctccctctccctctgcctgcagcttcccctgcttgtgctctctctcatctctctctctctctctctaacaaataaataaaataccttagaaaaaaaattgaaagctggCCACCTTATTATACAGCCACCAGAACCAGTGTTTATTTGAAACTctacttggaaaaaaattattttaaatatgaaactgctttttattaaaatggaTGGTGTTCTACTTGAAACCTTTTATTCCCTAAAAAGAAATTCATGTTTTATTTCctattgaaacatttttttctctgaaaagggAATTCATACTTTTGTGCTTTTATTCCATATGGTTTGGTAATgctcataatataaaattttagagtAAGATTTACAATACCTTTAATAACAagtttatttgttaaatttataaattgcAGATACTTAAGATAATTTTTGTACTTTGAAAAATTGCAACTGAATTTTTGCTTACCttgtatatttaataaaatttaaaagttacatGAGTTTTCAAcgcaaatattaatatttagtgTAACAACTAACAGTATGTTTTCTGAAgaaattacaaatttttaaagtgCTTGACATGTTCTCAGGGCATAATTTATGTACCAGGAGAATTTTTCTCTGTCACTTTCATACTTGAATTTGAATGGCAGCTTTGACCACTTGATATTGCTAGATGGAGTGAATGGGATAAATTCTAGTTGTAAAGCCTTGACTCAAGAGGAGATACTTTATAGAATTTAACTCATGGCAAAGTCAAAGTATAAGCTCATGCGGGTCTTGAAATTCTGAGTAGGGACTTTCCAAGTCTCattatcttttcttcttatttaacaGGTACAACTAATACCACCTTAACTCCAACTTCACAACCCGGAAGGAAGTCAACCTTCGATGCAGCCAGTTTCATTGGAGGAATTGTCCTCGTCTTGGGTGTGCAGGCTGTAATCTTCTTTCTCTATAAATTCTGCAAATCGAAAGAACGAAACTACCACACTCTGTAAACAGAcccattaaattaaaaaggaCTGGTGTGTAACTCACTGAAACCAAAATAGTCTCTTTCAAGATGTCCCACATGGAAGACGCTACTCCAGGATCTGTACACGTTCAAAGGATGCATATAGGATACTTGGGAGCATCATCCTCGAAGAAAAATCACTTAAATCATTTTGCTCAAcaggaatatttaaaatattctgcatGAATCCTTGTGgctgtcttcttttattttcaatggcTGCTGC
Protein-coding regions in this window:
- the CD164 gene encoding sialomucin core protein 24 gives rise to the protein MSGLSRQLPWAAACLAALCVLTAAANPSPDPTVTAIPLSPNTSTAKTTVPTTVTTLTPVTTPAQDPCENRSSCVSCVNVSLDNSTCFWIECKEKSYCSRNATVSDCQVVNGTQFCSAPEPTPMPTNSTAKTTTLPASSTTATTTPTSGTTNTTLTPTSQPGRKSTFDAASFIGGIVLVLGVQAVIFFLYKFCKSKERNYHTL